The genomic stretch CTAAAAAATACCGCGCATCCCTCAATTACGGCGGGGCACAAGGTTCGCCGAATCTGATTGCGTCACTCAGAAGGTTTCACATTGAGAATCGGATCGGTGGCATCACTGAACAGACCTTAAACAGTCGGGAGATTGTTATCGGTGCAAACGGGGCAACGAGTTTGTTAGAGAGCATCACCCACCTACTTCCTGCCGGTATCGTGCTGACCGCGGACCCGATGTATTATATCTACTGCAATGATTTGGAGAGGAAAGGTTTTAGCGTTCTCGCGATACCTGAAGATAACGAAGGACTTGATGCTGAACGTTTGAGGACCAAACTAACGGGGCTCGGCACTGAAAAAGAGGCTATCCGTTTTTTTTATGTTGTAACGGTTAACAATCCGACCTGCACAATTCTATCCAACGACCGTAAGAGAGAGCTCGTTGATATTGTTACTCGACTTTCATACGAAGTCGGACGAAAAATCCCTATTTTTTTTGACAACGCTTACAGCGACCTCGTGCATGACAGTGCGATTGAACCTTTGGTGTCTGCGCTCTGCTACGATACACTCGGTATTGTCTATGAAATTGGCACTCTGTCAAAAATCCTTGCTCCTGGGTTACGTATCGGTTACCTCATCGGTCCGAAAGGTCCATTGCTCGACAGCGTTATCCAACGCACAAGTGACATTGGGTTCAGTGCTCCGCTCATCAATCAAGAAATCGCAAGCTACCTGCTTGACCACGGTATTGAAGCACAAATCCAAAAAGTTAATAAAGGGTACCACCAGAAGGCAAAACAGGTCAAAGCATGGATAGCAGAATTACTGAGTGATAACGTTCAGGAGTGCAGGGGTGGGAGTGCTGGCTTCTACTACTACTTGACGCTATCGAGTGTCACAACAGATATGACCTCTGATTTTTTCAAGTTTTTGACGCGAACAACTCAACGAGAAGCGGTCGATGGACCGCCGGTTTCCCAACATCCAAAAGTAATTTACATTCCGGGTGAACACTGTGTCCATTCAGCTGGCGACATGGTCGAGGTCGGGAAACGACAATTCCGTATATCCTACGGATTTGAGGAACTCCCGCAGATTCACGCGGCGTTGACACACATGAAATCTGCGATAGTCTATAGCCATGAAAATTCGTTGGACTACCAACGCACCTCACAGAATTCCTCGTAATCCATCAATTCATGGATGGTGGGATTTTCACCACACATCGGGCAATCGCAATTTTGGCGGAGTTTTAGTTTGTTGAAATCCATGGATAACGCGTCGAAAAGCAGAAGGCTCCCGATGAGCGATTCACCGATGTTCAGCAGGACTTTAAGTGCTTCAACGGCTTGGATTGTGCCGATAATGCCGGGTAACACACCAAAGACCCCGGCTTCTTGGCAGCTCGGTGCCATCCCTGGAGGTGGCGGTTCGGGAAAGATACATCGATAACACGGTCCTTTGCCCGGGTAAAGGACGGTAACCTGTCCTTCAAACTGGGAAATGCTGCCGTGCACAATCGGCTTGCCAAGCATAACACATGCGTCGTTGATGAGATAGCGGGTCGGGAAGTTGTCGCACCCATCAACAATGAGGTCATACTGCTCTAATATCTCAAAAGCGTTTTCTGAAGTGATACGCTCGTTGTAGGGGATCACCTTGACATCTGGGTTCATCTCTGCGATAGTGGCTTCTGCGGATTTCGTCTTCAAAACGCCGATGTCGCTGATGCCGTGCAATATTTGACGTTGCAAATTACTGAGATCAACGGCATCGTCGTCAACGATGCCAAGCGTGCCGACCCCTGCCGCTGCAAGGTACATTCCAATAGGGGAACCGAGTCCGCCTGCCCCGATGAGTAGCACTTTCGATTCAAGCAACCGCGTCTGCCCCATCCCACCGACTTCGTTGAGAATAATATGTCGGCTGTAGCGTTCAATCTGTTCGTTGCTGAAGTTAAACATCTTAGGCTCCCAGATTAGAGAGGAGTTCTGAAATCGGTTTATCGGAATTCGCCGAGACTCGCAAAGCGAACCGTTCGCGTGCGTCTTCGGAAGTGCGTTCCACCGTGAAATCGTCACCGCCATACATCTGTTGTAGGACAGGTGTTAGGTCTGCCTCAACGGACGTTGCTGTTTCGGATGTATTCGGTGCGATATGCCGATTGTTTATCATAAACAGGAGATTTGCGCCGTCGAAATGCACCGCGTTTTCCAATTCCGCTGCTGCTTCAAGTTGCTCACATTTGGAGAGCACTTCTGCAAGTGCTTGGCGAATTTTGTCAGCATTGTCGCCTTCGACTGCATGTTTCCGGTTATAGAGGAATCCGTCCTCATGGTAAGCACTGTCGATGCTATAGTTGGCTTGCTTCAAAATCAACAGTACACCCGGTCCTGCATCAACGTGCGAATAGTCGGCGTAGTTCAAATAATCTTCTGAATCCGCCTCCTCCATCCAACGGTTGAAGACCTTGATGAAGTTGGTATGGTTGATTTTGCTATCTTCGGTTGTAAAAACCTTAATGTTAATCTGTTGTAGATCCATTCTGGTAAAAAATTTCCTATAAACATAACGCCCAGATGGGCTTTTCTTGTAAGAGCAGGGTTCACCTGCGATATTTTAATTACCAGCACACTATTCCTGAATCTCAGCACTGATATTCTGATGTTAAAAGCAACATTGCTTTTACTCTACTTTCTTACAGGTCTCAATTTGACGTATTTCTTTCAAAAATGTTTCCTTATCAAACGTTTCCATCCATTTATGCCGTTCGATAGAATAATCACCTTTTCCATCTTTGTGTTGAAATATTTTTTCTAAAAGCGCGTGAACATCCGGATTTCGACGACGGAGTTCTGCCATCTCATCTTCAAGCAGAGTTTGTATGTTCATCTTTACTAATCTCCTCTAACCATGTATAAGGATTTTCAACACGGACACGAAGTTGTAAATGAAAGCGTTTTGCCCTTCTGAGCATCCGATCATCGGTTGTTAGGAGAATCCGCCTGACCACTTTCGGCAGAAGCGATATGCAAAGCATCCAGCCACTTAAATCCCAATAATTCTAATTGGGTTCCGCGTGCTGTTTCCGCTACGCCAATTGTGACATTTTGGTTTGCGAGATCCAACAAGACTTTCATTTCAGTATGTAACGTTTTATTGGGAGTCCTGCTGATCTCATTGATTAGCACCGTGCTGGTAAGCCACTGCCATTGTGTTGTGAAGAATCGGGCAAGAATTATCTTAACAGCTCCAGTTTCCTGGCAAATCCTCGCTTGGGTCTGATCGTTGAAAAGACGATTCAAGCAACATGTATCAAGATAGATTTTCCAATTCTGAAGAAGGGGCTGCACACACTCACTCTATCGGATGGGTCTGTTATTGTTGAGTTTACTATCGTTACGCGCTTACTATCTGCTCCATGGCAGTAACGGCTTGTAGGGATGAGTTTGAAACCCACCCCTACCAGATAGAAAAATATTATACCCTACTCACCCTTCCGAACGGTGAGACGGTAGTGCTGTCCAACCTTCTTGGTGTCAACAATCTCATGCCCATCGTTGGTGAGGCTCTTCGGGACGTTCTCAATCGGTTCGCCATCGTCGATGGTGACTTCGAGAAGCTGACCGAGGTCCATCGTTTCCAACCGAATCTTTGCTTGGACGTAGTTGAACGGACAGGCAACACCCTTCAGATCGAGGCTATCCACGATTTCTTCAACCGGCTTCGTTTCCTTGACAACCCTTGGTTTCCGGGCAGGTCGTTTACGACGGCGTTTACGACGGCTCTCTTCCTCTTCCTCTTGCTTGATGCGCATACGGTTATAGACGTTATGCGATTCTTCAACGAAGAGTGTAGCTTCTTCAACGCGGCGGTGTGACAATTCGTGGTCAAACGTAGAAGCATCTTCCTCTGTTGCTTTGAAGATATGCGCGCCGTAACCGGGGAAGAAGTTACCGGGTTCAAAGAAGTGGGTGCGGAATTCGTTGACGGTGGTCGCGTCGTCAATATATTGCAAGCCTACCGTCGTCAAGAGTCCATCTGCAGCTCTGATCATCGCGTTAAAAGCCAATTCTGCGGAATCTTGAAATACACCCTTTTCCAAGTCCAAACCGGATTCATAGATAAGCCGATCTGCCTCTTCCAGCTTCATGGAGACGAGTGCGACGACCTCTCCTGCACACTCACCAACACCTGTTTTGAGTTGGTAATCTTTCGTGTCGCCGGTGTCTACATAGAACTCTGGTGCTTCCTCATAAGATGGAATCTTATCGTACTTGGATAAGATTTGCTTGATCTCCGCCTTACCGAGTCGTGCGACGTAATCGGTGAAGGATTCTTCCTCATTTCGTTCCGCCGTATACTTACCGGTCAACTCCTCAATGAACGTCGGAATATATTTGCCGTGGATTTTACCAGTGGCAAGTCCATAAGAACTGGCGTTTTCCACCATGTGTCCACCAAGCAGCACCTGATAGTAAGGTGCAATATGCGCGCCCATCCGGCGCGAGGAACCGAAGAAACCAATATTCGCGATATGATGCTGTCCACAGGAGTTAGGGCATCCGCTAATCTTAATCCGAAAGTCTTTAATTTCATTCTGCACACCGGTTTCAATGAAATAGTTTCGCAGGTGCGCTGCCAGACCCCGTGAAGAAGAAACACCGAGTTTGCAGGAGTCAGTACCCGGGCAAGCGGTAATATCAACCATGGATTCCGCACCTGGGTCCCCGAGACCGATCGCCTTCAGTTCGCGATAGAGCGCGGGGAGATCTGTCATTGTCACCCAACGGAGAACGATGTTCTGTTCGACTGTGGCACGGATAGTGTCTTTCACATATTTCCGAGAAATATCTGCCAAAGCACGCGTCTGATCTGCAGTAATATCGCCCAGAGGCAACGTAATCGTCACAAAAGCATAACCGGGTTGACTCTGTAACCGCACGTTGGATTGATACCACTGTTCAAACCCGTCAGGTCTCGAAGCACCATTGAGCTGCGTCGGTGCCTTGAGCGGACTTTCGTTGTAAGCGTCGAGATTGTCCAGATATGCTGTCCATTCCGGATCGTGGCGTAGTGTAGCCCGATCGTCAAGTACCTGTGTACGGAATTCCTCAATGCCGTATTTGGCGATCACAAACTTTAGACGCGCCTTATTCCGATTCCGGCGTTCCCCTAAACGGGTGAAGACTCTGCAAATCGATTGTGAAATCGGGAGCAGTTCTTCTGCGGAGACGAAATCATCAAACACTTTCGCTTGATGTGGTACTGCACCGAGTCCACCGCCAACATAAAGTTTAAAGCCGCGCTTGACCTCGCCATCCACCTCTTTAACGGCGGCAACTGCCCCGATGTCGTGCATGTTTGCCAAACCACAGGCGTGTTCTTCACATCCAGAAAACGCGATTTTGAACTTACGACCAAAATCTTGGGCATCTGGGTGTCCCAAAAGGAATGCAGACAACGCCTTAGAATAGGGCGTTATGTCAAACGTCTCATCTTGGCAGACCCCGCTGAGGGGGCATGCTGTGACGTTTCTCACGACATTACCACACGCCTCCTTTGTTGTGATGTCCACGCTCGCGAGACGGCGCATCAACTCGGGGGTGTTGTTGATGTCTACATAATGGTATTGGACATCTTGACGTGTCGTAATGTGAATGATGTTGTCCGAGAATTCTTCGGCTACATCTGCTAACATTTCAAGTTGTACGGCTGTGAGTCCGCCGAACGGAATTTTAACACGGATCATCTGCGATCTATCATCGCGCTGCCCGTAAACCCCATGCCGAAGTCTAAATTCGGTAAAGAGCGTCTCTTCGACTTGGCCGGCTTGAACCCGACCGAGTTGAATTTCATAAATTTCAATTTCGCGGGCAACATCAGACGGGATTGCCGACGTATCATAGGCCCCCGCGTATTCAGTAGCCATTCTAAACTCCTTATTGACCTCAGATTCTTAGTGTGCGTTGATTAATGTCCGATTGTTTTCTATTTAGCCGAAGGTTACGCGCCGATTTGCATGGTATCCAGCCATTAGAAATCCTTAAAGAGTATAGTATACCGTAAAATGCAATAAAAATCAAGGATAATCTTCTGTTCTAAGTTTCTGGTGCGTCTCCCCAATCCGGAATTGGAAGTAATTCTCCGTCTCGCAAAGCAGATTCATGTGCAACAAACCCGGGTGCACAATATCGAACCGCCTCCCAAACGTTGACGCGTGGCAATCGTTGACGATTGACGGAATCCACGAATTCGTGTACGATATAGGCGTGTGAACCGCCATGTCCGCCGAGATCCGCAGCGAGTGTATCCGGAAGATCTTCGTGCGATCTTGAAGGCTCGACGATTTCTCTCCCGTGTTTGTCTGCCCAAACGCATCCCGCGAGACTTTGTTCGTAACTCCCCTCTGTCCCATAAATACCACTGACGCGTTCAGATCCGGGGTGTCCAACCCGCCGGAACTCACAGATTTGCATTGTTGCTCCGTTGTTCATTGTGAAAAGTCCGACTTCGTTGGAGTAGGGATTTTTGTGAATGGTGTCCGTTCGAAACCAATCGTCGTTCGGATAGATATATCCCTGTGCGGAAACCGATGTTGCGTGCGCTTTCATTACGGAGATAGGAAAACAGGTTGAGTGGGTTGGATAATACATCGGGATACCGCCCATTTTATCGCGTCCCCACTGCGCTCCCCACCGATTTTTCGCCACATCGTAGAGCCCGTGGTCCATGTCATGAAAATACTCGGCACGGCAATGAACGAACTCCCCGAACGCCCCCTCCGCTGCTTTCTGACGACAGAAGGCGGTTTCTGGACGGAAATAACTCGTCTCCCCGTTCATGTATATCATTCCGGTTCGCGCAACGGTTCTGACAAGTGCCTCACATTCATCTAAAGATGCCGCAGCAGGGACAGCGGTATAGACATGCTTTCCGGATTCCATGGCTTGAATTGCCTGCGGGGCGTGCATCCAGTGCTGCGTGATGATCACGAGCGCATCTAAATCCGATCTGCAGATGTCATCAAGACTTGAATAGGTTTCAGAAATTTCAAACTGCTTTGCATATTTCGTCAACCGGTCTTCGCGCAAATCGCAGAGCGCGAGACGATGTACATCTGGATGGGACTTATACGATTGGATAAACGCCGGTCCGAACATGCCTAAGCCTACCATCCCGACACTGATACTCATCTGTCGTTTCCTCCTTCGAGCGATAGCGTGTTCCTACGGAGATTGAGGTGCGTTGATTCTCTTATGAAGAAGATAGCACGTAACGGAATTGCTGTCAAGTATATTTTTGGAGATATTTGTTGACAAAAGCACGAATAATCTTATAATAAATGCTAAAGTCGCTGTGGGGTGTTACGGGCAAGCATAAATTTAAACTGCACGTCTTCCCTATAGACGAAATCAATTTCATCATTGGAAGGATTAACTACAAATGGCATTAAAAGTTGGCGTTGTTGGCATGAGTGGAATTGGCAATAATCATGCGAACTGTCACGCAAATGACGACTTAGCGGAACTGGTTGCGGTGTGCGATATCGCGAAAGAGCGGGCAGACAGTGCGGCGGAACGTTTCGGTGTAAAGGCATACTATAGCGTAGCGGATATGATTGATGGCGAACCCGACTTGGATATCGTCGATGTCGGCACCGGTGGATACGAGAACGGTAGTTGGCACTATGAACCAACAATGGAGGCTCTCGATAAGGGAAAACACGTACTCGTTGAGAAACCGCTCTCTAACGATATCGGACAGGCGCGAGAGATGGTAGCGAAAGCCACGAAAGAGGACCTCTATCTCGGCTGTAACCTGAACCATAATTTCACGCCGCCTGCGGAGCAAGCGAAGAAATATATTGAGGATGGACACATCGGGGAACAGATTTACTGTCTTCACAAAATGGGATTTCCCGGCGGTGAGTTTGGCTATAGTTACTCGAAAGCCCCGCGGTCAGACGGCTTTCCCTATTTCCACGTGAAAGCCTTTCTGGCGCACCCCTTCAGTGTGATGCGTCATTTCTGTGGCGATATAACCCACGTCCAAGCCTTCATGAATCGTCCACATTTTAGACGCGGTGCTGGAGATGTGATGGTCTCCATTAACAGCATACATCTCCGTTTTGAAAATGGGTGTATCGGCTACCTATTGAGCCATCGTGGCGATGCTACATTCGGTCTCGGCGGTTGGTGGAGTGTCGAACTCGCAGGCACACGTGGCACCTTCTGCATCGAAAACTGCATCGAAAAAGTGACGTATTGGCCCTCCCCGGGTGCTCCCGATTTCTCTGACGAACCTATTGTCACAGAGTCCGGCATCAATGACTTCGCTCAAACCTTTCCACTGAGAATTCATGCTTTTTTAGAAGATGTCACGAATGGTGTACCGAAAGAGCAGTTACGCGCCTCGGGTAGAGACGCGCTCGCGACACTTGAGTATACGTGGGCGGCGATAGAGTCTTATGAAGAAGGCGGTATTGTGGTACGTCCACATCCACTTCCGCCGTTAAAAGGGTAATTGTAGGGAGAGCAACGCAATATCCATCCCTACAGAAGGAGAATTACATTTGAAATTAGGAGCAAATTCGGTACTCTTTGGCGGTTACGATATGGAGACCGCCTTTAAACACATAGCGATGGCTGGTTACGATGGCATTGAACTTTCAGCAATTGATGGAATGAGCCAACATCTCGTCCTCGCGAACTGGAAAGAACT from Candidatus Poribacteria bacterium encodes the following:
- a CDS encoding Gfo/Idh/MocA family oxidoreductase, yielding MALKVGVVGMSGIGNNHANCHANDDLAELVAVCDIAKERADSAAERFGVKAYYSVADMIDGEPDLDIVDVGTGGYENGSWHYEPTMEALDKGKHVLVEKPLSNDIGQAREMVAKATKEDLYLGCNLNHNFTPPAEQAKKYIEDGHIGEQIYCLHKMGFPGGEFGYSYSKAPRSDGFPYFHVKAFLAHPFSVMRHFCGDITHVQAFMNRPHFRRGAGDVMVSINSIHLRFENGCIGYLLSHRGDATFGLGGWWSVELAGTRGTFCIENCIEKVTYWPSPGAPDFSDEPIVTESGINDFAQTFPLRIHAFLEDVTNGVPKEQLRASGRDALATLEYTWAAIESYEEGGIVVRPHPLPPLKG
- a CDS encoding nitrite/sulfite reductase produces the protein MATEYAGAYDTSAIPSDVAREIEIYEIQLGRVQAGQVEETLFTEFRLRHGVYGQRDDRSQMIRVKIPFGGLTAVQLEMLADVAEEFSDNIIHITTRQDVQYHYVDINNTPELMRRLASVDITTKEACGNVVRNVTACPLSGVCQDETFDITPYSKALSAFLLGHPDAQDFGRKFKIAFSGCEEHACGLANMHDIGAVAAVKEVDGEVKRGFKLYVGGGLGAVPHQAKVFDDFVSAEELLPISQSICRVFTRLGERRNRNKARLKFVIAKYGIEEFRTQVLDDRATLRHDPEWTAYLDNLDAYNESPLKAPTQLNGASRPDGFEQWYQSNVRLQSQPGYAFVTITLPLGDITADQTRALADISRKYVKDTIRATVEQNIVLRWVTMTDLPALYRELKAIGLGDPGAESMVDITACPGTDSCKLGVSSSRGLAAHLRNYFIETGVQNEIKDFRIKISGCPNSCGQHHIANIGFFGSSRRMGAHIAPYYQVLLGGHMVENASSYGLATGKIHGKYIPTFIEELTGKYTAERNEEESFTDYVARLGKAEIKQILSKYDKIPSYEEAPEFYVDTGDTKDYQLKTGVGECAGEVVALVSMKLEEADRLIYESGLDLEKGVFQDSAELAFNAMIRAADGLLTTVGLQYIDDATTVNEFRTHFFEPGNFFPGYGAHIFKATEEDASTFDHELSHRRVEEATLFVEESHNVYNRMRIKQEEEEESRRKRRRKRPARKPRVVKETKPVEEIVDSLDLKGVACPFNYVQAKIRLETMDLGQLLEVTIDDGEPIENVPKSLTNDGHEIVDTKKVGQHYRLTVRKGE
- a CDS encoding aminotransferase class I/II-fold pyridoxal phosphate-dependent enzyme; amino-acid sequence: MKIQDVLLSDYGKVSSIPSPVNQLMTDFAVGFRDGRDINLGVGYVNERTIPHQQIQHACEAVLAHPKKYRASLNYGGAQGSPNLIASLRRFHIENRIGGITEQTLNSREIVIGANGATSLLESITHLLPAGIVLTADPMYYIYCNDLERKGFSVLAIPEDNEGLDAERLRTKLTGLGTEKEAIRFFYVVTVNNPTCTILSNDRKRELVDIVTRLSYEVGRKIPIFFDNAYSDLVHDSAIEPLVSALCYDTLGIVYEIGTLSKILAPGLRIGYLIGPKGPLLDSVIQRTSDIGFSAPLINQEIASYLLDHGIEAQIQKVNKGYHQKAKQVKAWIAELLSDNVQECRGGSAGFYYYLTLSSVTTDMTSDFFKFLTRTTQREAVDGPPVSQHPKVIYIPGEHCVHSAGDMVEVGKRQFRISYGFEELPQIHAALTHMKSAIVYSHENSLDYQRTSQNSS
- a CDS encoding Gfo/Idh/MocA family oxidoreductase yields the protein MSISVGMVGLGMFGPAFIQSYKSHPDVHRLALCDLREDRLTKYAKQFEISETYSSLDDICRSDLDALVIITQHWMHAPQAIQAMESGKHVYTAVPAAASLDECEALVRTVARTGMIYMNGETSYFRPETAFCRQKAAEGAFGEFVHCRAEYFHDMDHGLYDVAKNRWGAQWGRDKMGGIPMYYPTHSTCFPISVMKAHATSVSAQGYIYPNDDWFRTDTIHKNPYSNEVGLFTMNNGATMQICEFRRVGHPGSERVSGIYGTEGSYEQSLAGCVWADKHGREIVEPSRSHEDLPDTLAADLGGHGGSHAYIVHEFVDSVNRQRLPRVNVWEAVRYCAPGFVAHESALRDGELLPIPDWGDAPET
- the moeB gene encoding molybdopterin-synthase adenylyltransferase MoeB; this encodes MFNFSNEQIERYSRHIILNEVGGMGQTRLLESKVLLIGAGGLGSPIGMYLAAAGVGTLGIVDDDAVDLSNLQRQILHGISDIGVLKTKSAEATIAEMNPDVKVIPYNERITSENAFEILEQYDLIVDGCDNFPTRYLINDACVMLGKPIVHGSISQFEGQVTVLYPGKGPCYRCIFPEPPPPGMAPSCQEAGVFGVLPGIIGTIQAVEALKVLLNIGESLIGSLLLFDALSMDFNKLKLRQNCDCPMCGENPTIHELMDYEEFCEVRW